From the genome of Anopheles funestus chromosome 2RL, idAnoFuneDA-416_04, whole genome shotgun sequence:
CTAATCCCAACGTCACCAGTTCGGGAAGGAATGGCTCGATTTGCCCTTCTTTTGGAGGTGTGCGCACCTGGCTCAGTTCCGGATCCCGCACTAATCACTGCATTGCTCGATCTGGTAAGCTAGTGTCATGCGATCAATCAagctaaaaaaacaactaacatTTAACTCCGCTGTCTCCTACCAGCCACAAGCTCCGATTGTTGCTCGAGCGGCCTTCTTGGTCGAGTGTGCCCACTTTGTCCATCTGTGCAATCGTGGACAGTGGCCATCGTGGATGAAACAAAACTTGCCAGTCTTCAGACCATCCGGACCGGCAATGGGAACCCGCTCTGCAATGGCGGCCGGAACGCGACGTGCTCATGTTCTGCAACGTGCCGCTGGTAAAATGTTTCATCAGGTACGTACCATGTCCAGTCCTACGATGTTACGAACTCTAACGCCAGTCTAATTGCAACCCCTGTTTCTTCTAGTGGGGCGAAGCATTAGGCGCTCGGTTGAACGAGATGATCAACAACGATAAACTCACTTCAGAGCAGTTGGCAGCTAGTTTGTCTGATCCTGAAAAGCAGAAGCAATTGCTGCAACAAGACGAGGAGGAAGATTTCCTCGATGAGAGTACGTATATGTATGGAAATCGATGTGCATTAATTAATTCATTCGAATTGCATTCCCACAGCAAGCGTCAATCCACACGGCAACGATTGTCCACCGGCGCTGAAGCTGATCGCTTGTGTGCTTTTGCTCGAGATCACTGCCTTCCTAAGGGAAACGTACCAAACATTACCGAAGGCATCGCGACTATCCACCAAGGAGAAGCACACTCCTTGGGATAAAGTTTGCCGGTAAATAAACTCTCCACTGTGCCCCGGTGCTGGTGTGTTCTTCTCTAACATTGAGTTCTATCTCTTGCAGAGGTGAAACAAATCGCCGCTGGTCTATGGCCCTCAGCTCTATGGGTGGCCATTCCCAAACTTCAGCGCAGAGTCTACAATCGATAGCGGGACAGACGGAGCGAAAGATTTCGTTCGTACTGCAGGAACCGGACAACGAGTCAGAAAATAGTAGCAACACAACACTTACCATTCAGGGCGAGGAGAACGTACAGCGTACGTATTTGGACCGGCAAAAAACCACGTTGAGCCGATTAATGATGTTGGCTGATGATTATTTACAGAAGGGCAGAAGCGTACGTTGGCTACATCAAGAAACTTTCTGTTGCGCCGTGGCACTTCAGCTACTCCGGCCGGTGGATCATTCAAGCGACGATCACTGAAGCTACGCCGGGGTGCTAAAGATCTAAAGGAAGTAGAAAATGAATGTAAGCGTTTAGTGTGGCCTTGTTCCGTTCAATCGCGCATAGTTTACGTatgctttttctctttttttctagaTCCGGTAAGACGTACCGATTCCATTCAATCCAAACGTAAGGTATCGTCCCTCTCCGACAGAAGCGATAACTCCGAACCGGGTCAAATCAGTGGTGGAGAAGAATCGCCAGGAATCTTGAGGTAAATTTGAACGTCCTACATCATCTTTAAATACACCAATTCAGCCAATGGAACCCGTATCTTCCCAACAGCGATGATCAACCACCGGAATCTCCATGcgattcgaacgattctgACGAAACAACCAAGAATCTTCCGTGGCTTAAATCTGTATCCAACTTTCTGGGCTCGTTCAATTATTATTGTGATCATCAAAACTTTTGTCACCCGTACTGCTACCGGCGGCATATGCGTGCTGCTACAAAGCTAATACGAGCTATTCGCAAGGTATAGTATTGTGTTATAATTgtaatactatttttaatattttcaacatATTGAACGTTCACTCACCGCGAGAagttttagtgactcttttttcacttactcactcatgagtggaAGCATGTAGTCGTGAGTGAATCGagtcgcaaaaagagtaaatacgtgagttgaaacgaaaatgaaatgaatcaaAACGTTTGATACGCATGAGTTGAAATGGAATACATGTacacaatacccaaactatcCAAACGAATATACTGCTCgttctgcctaactatcaaacctgtataagcgaacaagcgggctagtctgatcggcaaggacatgaaCGGCCTCTGCTTAGGATAtaggcaaatttatagattttttttaatttttttactcttttttttacgtaaagcattatttgagtgaaaagaaacttaattcaaccaattcgcattaaagtaaatcaatttagaaaattttgcaaaattactcaaaaaaagctaaggctaacCAAGGACCCCTTAGGAAaatttcgggttttcagatttttctatttttttcttattttttaagctttcttctatttaaagcgttatttgagtgaaaagaaacttagttcaaccaattcgcatcaaaataaatccatttttaaaattttgcaaaattactcaaaaaaagctaaggccttTGGAGATTTATGCTGTATTTTtgtatgactccgaaatgagtcgttaaacgagctgactcctaacaacgactcattcactctgagttgactcactaaaaagagttgttattctcatctctagttcaATCTCAAAATAATAATGTCCACCAAAGTTCGCGCAGTGCTTGTATGTCCACATCTGCTTTTGATTGCGTTCCCCTTTACAACATGCTGTTGGAAACGTTTTTACGGTGGTACGGTGCCGCTGTACACAAAGCCCAGGGGAAACAGCTCTACTGGAAGCGAAGGCAGAGAGCATGAATGACGCATGCGCTGACGTTGCTGTGTTTATATATAGACACGAATGGCAGCTCTTCAACAAGCCTCTTTAGCTCAGTGGTAGAGCGCTGGTCTCGTAAACCAGCGGTCGTGAGTTCAATCCTCACAGGAGGCAACATCCCGGAAAACTTTTTTGATGataattttaccttttttatgaACTATTTAATGACTCAACGACTGTTTTTCTCTGTTTCAAGGTGTACGGCGATGAGTTTGGGGTTACTCCGGTCACTTACGCCCAGCCGAACGAGTCTGCTAAGGGAACTACCCGTCGCGATCGATCCAAGCAAGGTCGCAAGGTGTCGGATCAGAGCTCGTCTCAGACGTCACCCTCCAAGCGCAAGGACAGCGTAACAAAACGTGATCGGTATGTTGCTTCTCGTTGCATATTGCTTTCTCAACTTCTTCTAATGCCTTACTCTCTATACACCATTAGGATCTTGCTGCAAGACGAGTCCGAACCAAACACCTCCCAATATTCGACGTTCATTCACGAACCGAAACACCACCAGGAAGATCCCCCGGTACTGAAGTACATCAAAAATCAAGTACGTGACGTGTTTCATGCTCCCATAGCGTCGCTCGTCAAAGGCGCTGCCGTGCTGACTGAGGAACAGTTCGTTGAGGTCATTCCGATTGCGTGGGAACTGCTGCTGGAAACTGATCAAGAAGTATCCGCAGCTTCCGCGGCCTTGTTCATACTGGCCTCGGTGAAGGCACCAAACACCGCTACGGACATCATGCAACGTTCGCTAAAGAACAAATGTCCCAACACTCGTATTCAGGCGATTCTACGCTACCAGGTGCTGTGGAAAAATCGATTCCAGGTGTGGCCTCGGATGGAAGAAGGCGCACATCTTTCGTTCAAGGTACCTCCGCCCGGTATTGAGTTTACGCTTCCATCGCCAAAGATTGGCATTGAAAGCTTACCGGTGGTTGATCCTCCCTGGATGCCTCGTCAGCAAAATAAAGATATGGAGGTCACATTGAACCAGGAGCGACATGTACGTTAGGAACAGCGTTTTAGTCTCAACCCTTTGGAGGAATGTTTTTTCACGAACCTTTCCATTTTAGCGTTCATTGGTTACGGCTACAAAAACGCGCAAGAAACAGCAAACGGAAGCGATCCGCCATGCGATGCTACAGCAGGAAGACAAACAGCGTTCGGAACGACAGAGTTTCCTTATCACTACGATTCCCATTACGCAGCAGGCAGCACACGAACCAGGACTAGATCACGGACCTGCTGAGGACCATGTcgaggaagaggaggacgGTACTAGGTCGGCTATTCATATGCATGCGGCGCATTCTCTGTTTCCGTCGTGCTTGTGCTCGTCCGTGATGCAGATCGTGGCGTGTTTGGACGATGCCGCCGTCAACTCGGACGGGTGTGCCGTATATGAAGTGGCTTATCAGGTCATCTGGATATGTCTCGTAGAAGATTCAGCCCTGTTTTTGCGATACGTGCTCGAACGCTTAACTCGCGATCATCAGGATCAGATGTTTAAGTTACTAAGACACCTGATCCGGTTCGTGCCGAGATTGCCTCAGCAGGCGGCATTCGCACTATACAACTACATCATAGGTTACGTGATGTTTTACGTACGATCGACGCATGAATGCAGTCAACAGGTAAGTCAGTGTGCTACAATTCAGCGACACGAGTTTGAAGATCTTGTTTCCGCTTTCAGTTGGTAGGATCCGCTTTATCCGTGCTTTGGATGGTAGTGCACAGCGTGCACGGAATAATGTTTAAGGACCTGAAACAGATTCTGCGCAAAGAGCAGTGTGATGCATCAATCCTACTAACAGCGAATGTGCCCTCCGCCAAGAAAATCATCGTTCACGGACCGGAAGGTAAGGTTGACAAAAGATAGTTATCCGGTACACGTTGCACTAATCCCCATTGTATTGCAGATGAAGGAGGAATACCGTCTCAGTTCCCAGTACAAGAAGACACACAGTTCTCTCAACTGCTCAGCGAGTCGTTGGACTTTTTCGGCATCGATGAGAAGAAGCACGCACAGCACGTGCTGGTAGACTACAAGAGCCACCAAATTCTGAACCCGAACTGGTACGTGCGCGATCTTTACTTCTTCAAACGGTCACAGTATCCACAATTGCGGCTGGTGGAGATGAAAACTGAGGAATCGTTCAATGCGCTGCAGCGTCAAGAATTGTGTAAAAAATTCGTCGAGATCGGGAAGGTCCATCTGACCTGGGCCATTCTGAAGAACGTAGACATGGTCGTGCAGCGGGTAGTGTTCCTGCACGAAGAGCTCATGAAGCTGCCATCATTCCCGCGTAAAGCGTTGGAGGTCGATCTAGATTTGCATCAGGGCGGTGAACTCGGCAAAGAACTGCTCGGACTGGATGTGCTGCACAAGTTCATGTGGGTACGGTTGATAGCGCGCATGTTCGAAGCGATGGCTGGTAACTTTGCCTATTCGGCCGATATTCAACTGTTTCTGAATGTGCTGTCCGGGGCCGCTCTGCTACATTCGGAAGATTCGTGCATCATGCGCTACGTCACGGCCACCTTCATTAATGCAGCGTCAAACTTTAAGAATATTTTCTCCACCAACGGGTACTTCATGATCATGCCGGCCATGTTGCAGGTGTACTCGCTTCATCAAACGAACAAGCTCGTCACAACCACGATCGAGTATGCGGTGAAACAGTTCTATCTTCTGAACCGGAAACCCTTCATACTGCAAATGTTTGGTTCCGTGTCGGCCATTCTCGACACGGATGAGAACGGTACGTACGGGGAGGCACATAAGGTGCAGTCGAGCTGTTTGTTCAATCTGTTGCTTAGCCTGGAGACACCATCGCCGGATCCGCTCAACATAGCGGAGTTGGTCAAAGAACCAAAGCCACTCAAGGCGATCGATTTCTGCTACCATGATGAAGATGAGATGGTGACGGTGTTGGATTGCATTACACTTTGCGTGATGGTTGTGTCCTATTCCGCTGAAAGTACACGCGGTTATCAGATGTTGGTAAGTGGGACAATGTGAGCTTGCGGAAAACGCctggaaacataaaaaaatctccccTATATCCTTTTACAGATCATTTTGGAAGCCATTTTGCCGTGCTACATGCAGCAGATTCAATCCTCTTCGTACATTCCACTGGAAGGGAAATGTGAACGGGATATTATTCTGCAACTTGCCGTGACGATTCGCACCATGGTGCACAATTGTGAGGGTTTATCGAAGTACGTTCTTGACAATTGTGGCCAAACATACAACAAGAATGCctagaaaaagttttaacgAATTTCTCTCGCTTTAGGAGCTACAATGGTCCCTTCCGTAATAGCCCCGAGCACAAGGGATCCAGCCAGCGGAACTGTTCCCGAGGTCCTCCATGCTCTCCGGGGCTAGATTATGACGATGAGTCGCACGCGAAGTACGTCAGCGATATCGGACGCTCGAAGATGCTGAACGAATCGGTCGATGATTCGGAAACGATACGTGAATACCGACGTCCGCGTGACGTCCTGCTCTCGGTGGTGGGTGAGTTCATTATACAAGCCTCAACCAGACTTGCCGAACTAGCTCGCAAACAGGGAGAACCCAAACCGATGGAATTGCTCGACGTAAAGTGTCATGTTCGTTTAGCCGAAATAGCACACTCACTGCTGAAGGTGTCACCGTACGATCGCGAATCGATGGCATGCCGCGGATTGCAGCGTTACATGCTGTGCATCTTTCCGCGGGCCGAATGGGCCGATGACCACGGCATGAAACCAACGCTCGTTACCATTTTGCGCCGGCTGGATAAGGTGTTCCTGAAGATATCGAAAAAGTCATCGGTACGTCGGAACACCAACTGGGAGGCAGCTGCCGGTTTACTGAAGGGAGTTTCCGAAGCCATCATTCGCTATCCACACATCCTGCACTGGCGCGAAATGAAAGCACTGCTGACGAATGTGCAGAATCTGATCGTGAACGAGCCGGGCAACTTTCCCGAAGGTGTATCCGGTGCGGGTGCCGCCCTTATGTCGAAAAGTCCACCGGCATTCTTCTGCTCGAACGTGGTACGGCTAGTAGCACTGCAGGTGGTCAGTCCGATCGATTCTATCTCACACGGGCTGGAGCAAATTTGTGGCGGTAGTGCCGATTTCCCGACGCAGGAAAAGGCAGAAAGCTTCCTGATGCATCTGCTGATGCCACTCTGTCTGAAGGTTTGCAGCGGTCGGGGTATTTTTGATGTGGGCGAACTGAAGCAGTCGGACATCTCGTTTCTGGTGACGGCCGTTCTGAACGCCATGAGTCCAGTGGCGGGACGTACGACACAGATGGGTATGCAGACGAACCGCACTGGAGCGGATTTGCGTGCAGGATCGCTAACGTTCACTGGCAGCAGGGACGCAAAAAGACCGTCGAAAATTTCCAGCTCACTATATCAGGCCACCTTTCTGGCACTGCGTGTGCTGTGCATTTGTTTCGAAACACGGCTTTCGAACGAATGGCCACGGATTGCGCGGGTAATGCGTGATCTAGGGCGCCGCAATGAAGCGGCACCA
Proteins encoded in this window:
- the LOC125764159 gene encoding protein unc-80 homolog isoform X5, with protein sequence MANASSTNPIDEGLQDLGVPVPVQTFLWQQIAPFIRPKLGKLHEASCMFCQHAPGHHELKEACKSFEKVLVQNIQFGLSPSLTSALESIPRWRIVQAALPHVIHCAGALMHNRVKDLQALGSAETKILYTLHWILLFAAEECADAETDKENNTNNYLFSIPTISLFVFLFAPIAHMLKESDFQNFRLENGLKMWQGMWEYRAPNAPCFTAPVKPKARNLLNSVSTTPSPEVFSPKKMENIESPPSIYSGNIKHDDELSFVSSPKDSVFPETIPEEASSVEEERVVIFRLPMDGGVPDPSYYTADASLLHHGAKFNKPSAHQTPTSSGIGTRPHPLHQSEHRGEPTSFDFDRIDTYSKDSKPKTSSSTERESFDTDPKMSQGHKCDVIAATFLDVAVLRCLFISHWQEEGVYWSLHYLYNRLRDISEETSALPSHPRRRSNSLPIPQIEISLYQGPSSSRDSPSIGSANKDYIEIPDPPITALLADAPYYISKLPSDESSLGPLSERKGSEKKRRVKMADLRTLIETRILSKSDRGLEKIGLDANTNGKRLQQMECHRSLDTGERQLSRSASMISRAPSTNLVKGKSMPSLSCLIDGGCHRNIEPPPKVIRNVQSNVQSRQSSTTPKYPIITVTEHTPTPSPDYMKRQGSIDSQLDALSAGGSTGMFKSQMLRSHTDSHIGYTCISDETEAPGSCFYITKEGTIDYEVVLLAVHCVFKRDSSVCTLRVLEAGLNICEILLDLGVMKLGDHAHSLAIGIVKRAFMHLGCPHGCNDANRGPPAEVLRTTCNSILSRLLRQNGKILKANLRAFIKESPIHEITDFFHAYLGFCVDPSSLLSPLNHKRSSGIKSLNADFGGISGGQGGYATNFGSGLTGGTESQLIGAIFKTLATRLVQSLKELKSQDNLSLYCDVRQLITYVKGAHGGPFRVVALSGILAVTPRPHKQAPNMQTTRVIRHLPTNDIQLLQQDEKAQRKLLFKKKSTSSTCVIVPFLLQLLETEGFEEPSRASQSPLSNLRRKGPQVRPTLTPRHSERALLSDSTSSSERNSVGRLTGIVRWFRRSKDRESVDLESGILAASGSESMANFMRKGSLNFQTRNRATEGIGRSIQKAKRRLNRLGLGKGKKKTGGTEDVGGSYFSRRSSLDVSDGPRESEVVVLKERRLIPTSPVREGMARFALLLEVCAPGSVPDPALITALLDLPQAPIVARAAFLVECAHFVHLCNRGQWPSWMKQNLPVFRPSGPAMGTRSAMAAGTRRAHVLQRAAGKMFHQWGEALGARLNEMINNDKLTSEQLAASLSDPEKQKQLLQQDEEEDFLDETSVNPHGNDCPPALKLIACVLLLEITAFLRETYQTLPKASRLSTKEKHTPWDKVCRGETNRRWSMALSSMGGHSQTSAQSLQSIAGQTERKISFVLQEPDNESENSSNTTLTIQGEENVQQGQKRTLATSRNFLLRRGTSATPAGGSFKRRSLKLRRGAKDLKEVENEYPVRRTDSIQSKRKVSSLSDRSDNSEPGQISGGEESPGILSDDQPPESPCDSNDSDETTKNLPWLKSVSNFLGSFNYYCDHQNFCHPYCYRRHMRAATKLIRAIRKVYGDEFGVTPVTYAQPNESAKGTTRRDRSKQGRKVSDQSSSQTSPSKRKDSVTKRDRILLQDESEPNTSQYSTFIHEPKHHQEDPPVLKYIKNQVRDVFHAPIASLVKGAAVLTEEQFVEVIPIAWELLLETDQEVSAASAALFILASVKAPNTATDIMQRSLKNKCPNTRIQAILRYQVLWKNRFQVWPRMEEGAHLSFKVPPPGIEFTLPSPKIGIESLPVVDPPWMPRQQNKDMEVTLNQERHRSLVTATKTRKKQQTEAIRHAMLQQEDKQRSERQSFLITTIPITQQAAHEPGLDHGPAEDHVEEEEDGTRSAIHMHAAHSLFPSCLCSSVMQIVACLDDAAVNSDGCAVYEVAYQVIWICLVEDSALFLRYVLERLTRDHQDQMFKLLRHLIRFVPRLPQQAAFALYNYIIGYVMFYVRSTHECSQQLVGSALSVLWMVVHSVHGIMFKDLKQILRKEQCDASILLTANVPSAKKIIVHGPEDEGGIPSQFPVQEDTQFSQLLSESLDFFGIDEKKHAQHVLVDYKSHQILNPNWYVRDLYFFKRSQYPQLRLVEMKTEESFNALQRQELCKKFVEIGKVHLTWAILKNVDMVVQRVVFLHEELMKLPSFPRKALEVDLDLHQGGELGKELLGLDVLHKFMWVRLIARMFEAMAGNFAYSADIQLFLNVLSGAALLHSEDSCIMRYVTATFINAASNFKNIFSTNGYFMIMPAMLQVYSLHQTNKLVTTTIEYAVKQFYLLNRKPFILQMFGSVSAILDTDENGTYGEAHKVQSSCLFNLLLSLETPSPDPLNIAELVKEPKPLKAIDFCYHDEDEMVTVLDCITLCVMVVSYSAESTRGYQMLIILEAILPCYMQQIQSSSYIPLEGKCERDIILQLAVTIRTMVHNCEGLSKSYNGPFRNSPEHKGSSQRNCSRGPPCSPGLDYDDESHAKYVSDIGRSKMLNESVDDSETIREYRRPRDVLLSVVGEFIIQASTRLAELARKQGEPKPMELLDVKCHVRLAEIAHSLLKVSPYDRESMACRGLQRYMLCIFPRAEWADDHGMKPTLVTILRRLDKVFLKISKKSSVRRNTNWEAAAGLLKGVSEAIIRYPHILHWREMKALLTNVQNLIVNEPGNFPEGVSGAGAALMSKSPPAFFCSNVVRLVALQVVSPIDSISHGLEQICGGSADFPTQEKAESFLMHLLMPLCLKVCSGRGIFDVGELKQSDISFLVTAVLNAMSPVAGRTTQMGMQTNRTGADLRAGSLTFTGSRDAKRPSKISSSLYQATFLALRVLCICFETRLSNEWPRIARVMRDLGRRNEAAPELWSFLEFVVTQRTPLYIVLMPFIMHKISQPPIGDHERHMQFLIRERMRGTQPTGGTKSRGAILLELSRELRELREELETRRYDRDMSTETSKRDIPNIPPAPEQQPVRHQQRPSLISMLTGVQPPGGFPASLQQQQQQADARSGTGICTSSDTLSQQTLQAPKGESLSSSTTTTNRDAGLLADSQSADLTLTSCTLADAGSVDLQATPVGREGPNIGGSIPHLSHSVSLQASGVKTQPPRLRFVSSVEFKTSSGETSTTPLSPDSLADDSSGENHNKHRLQRSRAQSRKTFRNRRGMRSNNFNETSYIPTVTGGAGLSMVGPSVPGTGGVGVIPGVMPGSVIPGGGPSAMPPIVNEPPYVEPLNRAIATLGDLSWDSVSQTSSTSGYRDNYSLQTGLLSPDGSLSGNAMGGRSSSQHSLLMLFETQDEDTLI
- the LOC125764159 gene encoding protein unc-80 homolog isoform X7, yielding MANASSTNPIDEGLQDLGVPVPVQTFLWQQIAPFIRPKLGKLHEASCMFCQHAPGHHELKEACKSFEKVLVQNIQFGLSPSLTSALESIPRWRIVQAALPHVIHCAGALMHNRVKDLQALGSAETKILYTLHWILLFAAEECADAETDKENNTNNYLFSIPTISLFVFLFAPIAHMLKESDFQNFRLENGLKMWQGMWEYRAPNAPCFTAPVKPKARNLLNSVSTTPSPEVFSPKKMENIESPPSIYSGNIKHDDELSFVSSPKDSVFPETIPEEASSVEEERVVIFRLPMDGGVPDPSYYTADASLLHHGAKFNKPSAHQTPTSSGIGTRPHPLHQSEHRGEPTSFDFDRIDTYSKDSKPKTSSSTERESFDTDPKMSQGHKCDVIAATFLDVAVLRCLFISHWQEEGVYWSLHYLYNRLRDISEETSALPSHPRRRSNSLPIPQIEISLYQGPSSSRDSPSIGSANKDYIEIPDPPITALLADAPYYISKLPSDESSLGPLSERKGSEKKRRVKMADLRTLIETRILSKSDRGLEKIGLDANTNGKRLQQMECHRSLDTGERQLSRSASMISRAPSTNLVKGKSMPSLRCHRNIEPPPKVIRNVQSNVQSRQSSTTPKYPIITVTEHTPTPSPDYMKRQGSIDSQLDALSAGGSTGMFKSQMLRSHTDSHIGYTCISDETEAPGSCFYITKEGTIDYEVVLLAVHCVFKRDSSVCTLRVLEAGLNICEILLDLGVMKLGDHAHSLAIGIVKRAFMHLGCPHGCNDANRGPPAEVLRTTCNSILSRLLRQNGKILKANLRAFIKESPIHEITDFFHAYLGFCVDPSSLLSPLNHKRSSGIKSLNADFGGISGGQGGYATNFGSGLTGGTESQLIGAIFKTLATRLVQSLKELKSQDNLSLYCDVRQLITYVKGAHGGPFRVVALSGILAVTPRPHKQAPNMQTTRVIRHLPTNDIQLLQQDEKAQRKLLFKKKSTSSTCVIVPFLLQLLETEGFEEPSRASQSPLSNLRRKGPQVRPTLTPRHSERALLSDSTSSSERNSVGRLTGIVRWFRRSKDRESVDLESGILAASGSESMANFMRKGSLNFQTRNRATEGIGRSIQKAKRRLNRLGLGKGKKKTGGTEDVGGSYFSRRSSLDVSDGPRESEVVVLKERRLIPTSPVREGMARFALLLEVCAPGSVPDPALITALLDLPQAPIVARAAFLVECAHFVHLCNRGQWPSWMKQNLPVFRPSGPAMGTRSAMAAGTRRAHVLQRAAGKMFHQWGEALGARLNEMINNDKLTSEQLAASLSDPEKQKQLLQQDEEEDFLDETSVNPHGNDCPPALKLIACVLLLEITAFLRETYQTLPKASRLSTKEKHTPWDKVCRGETNRRWSMALSSMGGHSQTSAQSLQSIAGQTERKISFVLQEPDNESENSSNTTLTIQGEENVQQGQKRTLATSRNFLLRRGTSATPAGGSFKRRSLKLRRGAKDLKEVENEYPVRRTDSIQSKRKVSSLSDRSDNSEPGQISGGEESPGILSDDQPPESPCDSNDSDETTKNLPWLKSVSNFLGSFNYYCDHQNFCHPYCYRRHMRAATKLIRAIRKVYGDEFGVTPVTYAQPNESAKGTTRRDRSKQGRKVSDQSSSQTSPSKRKDSVTKRDRILLQDESEPNTSQYSTFIHEPKHHQEDPPVLKYIKNQVRDVFHAPIASLVKGAAVLTEEQFVEVIPIAWELLLETDQEVSAASAALFILASVKAPNTATDIMQRSLKNKCPNTRIQAILRYQVLWKNRFQVWPRMEEGAHLSFKVPPPGIEFTLPSPKIGIESLPVVDPPWMPRQQNKDMEVTLNQERHRSLVTATKTRKKQQTEAIRHAMLQQEDKQRSERQSFLITTIPITQQAAHEPGLDHGPAEDHVEEEEDGTRSAIHMHAAHSLFPSCLCSSVMQIVACLDDAAVNSDGCAVYEVAYQVIWICLVEDSALFLRYVLERLTRDHQDQMFKLLRHLIRFVPRLPQQAAFALYNYIIGYVMFYVRSTHECSQQLVGSALSVLWMVVHSVHGIMFKDLKQILRKEQCDASILLTANVPSAKKIIVHGPEDEGGIPSQFPVQEDTQFSQLLSESLDFFGIDEKKHAQHVLVDYKSHQILNPNWYVRDLYFFKRSQYPQLRLVEMKTEESFNALQRQELCKKFVEIGKVHLTWAILKNVDMVVQRVVFLHEELMKLPSFPRKALEVDLDLHQGGELGKELLGLDVLHKFMWVRLIARMFEAMAGNFAYSADIQLFLNVLSGAALLHSEDSCIMRYVTATFINAASNFKNIFSTNGYFMIMPAMLQVYSLHQTNKLVTTTIEYAVKQFYLLNRKPFILQMFGSVSAILDTDENGTYGEAHKVQSSCLFNLLLSLETPSPDPLNIAELVKEPKPLKAIDFCYHDEDEMVTVLDCITLCVMVVSYSAESTRGYQMLIILEAILPCYMQQIQSSSYIPLEGKCERDIILQLAVTIRTMVHNCEGLSKSYNGPFRNSPEHKGSSQRNCSRGPPCSPGLDYDDESHAKYVSDIGRSKMLNESVDDSETIREYRRPRDVLLSVVGEFIIQASTRLAELARKQGEPKPMELLDVKCHVRLAEIAHSLLKVSPYDRESMACRGLQRYMLCIFPRAEWADDHGMKPTLVTILRRLDKVFLKISKKSSVRRNTNWEAAAGLLKGVSEAIIRYPHILHWREMKALLTNVQNLIVNEPGNFPEGVSGAGAALMSKSPPAFFCSNVVRLVALQVVSPIDSISHGLEQICGGSADFPTQEKAESFLMHLLMPLCLKVCSGRGIFDVGELKQSDISFLVTAVLNAMSPVAGRTTQMGMQTNRTGADLRAGSLTFTGSRDAKRPSKISSSLYQATFLALRVLCICFETRLSNEWPRIARVMRDLGRRNEAAPELWSFLEFVVTQRTPLYIVLMPFIMHKISQPPIGDHERHMQFLIRERMRGTQPTGGTKSRGAILLELSRELRELREELETRRYDRDMSTETSKRDIPNIPPAPEQQPVRHQQRPSLISMLTGVQPPGGFPASLQQQQQQADARSGTGICTSSDTLSQQTLQAPKGESLSSSTTTTNRDAGLLADSQSADLTLTSCTLADAGSVDLQATPVGREGPNIGGSIPHLSHSVSLQASGVKTQPPRLRFVSSVEFKTSSGETSTTPLSPDSLADDSSGENHNKHRLQRSRAQSRKTFRNRRGMRSNNFNETSYIPTVTGGAGLSMVGPSVPGTGGVGVIPGVMPGSVIPGGGPSAMPPIVNEPPYVEPLNRAIATLGDLSWDSVSQTSSTSGYRDNYSLQTGLLSPDGSLSGNAMGGRSSSQHSLLMLFETQDEDTLI